The genomic window CGCTCAACTCCACCAACACTCGGCGGAGTGTCACCCATCAAGTGAAGCCACGGTGTCACGCATCATCCGGAGTCGGACACCCGGCTGCCGGCGAAGTTGTTCAAAGTTTCTGTACGTCTTCAAGCGCGGCCCGCGTCGCGGGCCGCTCGCGCCGCCGAACCTGGGCCGGGCCGATGGCCCGCCGCCGCGCCTCTGGCCTTCGGCCGCCAGCGCGTCGGTTGCAGCCCGCCGGCGGCGCGACATACGACGAAGCCCCGGGCCGCCTGACATCTCAGGTAGACCGGGGCTTCCGAGTTTGGCCGCAAGAACGTGTGTCCTCGCCGGACGGGCAGACAACCAGGATGATCGACAACCCGACCGATCCTCGGGGAGCGTGGTGGTTGCGGGGCGGAGCCATCCCACCCGCCTGCCCAATGGGATGCCGGCCCGGCCCCGGGGTGTCAAGCGGTGGGGCGTGCTTGACACCCCGGCACCGTGCCGGCATGGCAGAGCCCAGGCGGCCGGGATGACTCCTTCGGGACGGCTGACCGGGTCGCCCTGGGCGGTAGTCAGGTAAACCGCCACGGTTCGGGGCTCACCGTCAGGGGTGCCCCACGGCAACGTGACCGGCATCTGGTGGGCTTCACCGAGTGATTGAGTGGTATGAGCCGATGTCTGATCATCTGCACTCTTGAACCGATTCGGAAGCCGGCGGTTAGGGCGGGTGTCCGGGGGTAACTCCGGGCGGTGACCAGGCCATCCGAGGACCCCGACACTCGGTCGGACCTCAGCCGCACCGTCGCTTTCAGCGACGCAGTTCTGGCCATCATCATGACTCTGCTGGTGCTGGACCCCGTACTGCGGGTTCCGGAGGTCGGGCCCGGCCATCTGCTGCCCGCGCTGCTGGACCAGTGGCCGAGGTACGCGGCGTATTTCGCGTCGTTCTCGTACGTGGCCGTCGTCTGGCTCAACCACAAGGCGACGTTTCACCGTATCCGCAAGACCGATCGAGACCTGCACTGGGCAAACCTGTTCGTCCTGTTCACCACGGCGCTGATGCCGTTCCCGACCGCGGTCGTCTCGCACGCGTTCCTGATGCTCACCTTGCCGGACCAGCGTGTGGCCATCGCCTTCTACGCGGTGATCGGCGCGTTGATGTGTCTGAGCTGGCTGGCGTTGTTCCAGTACCTGGCCCGGCGCCCCGACCTGGTCAAGGACGAGGTTGACGAGCGGTTCTATCCCGCCGAGCGGCTGCGGGCAATGGTTGGTGTCATCCTGTACGCCGTGGCCGGAGTTGCCGGCTATCTGATCGCACCGCTCGTCGGCATGGGGTTCTTCGTGGTGCTGCCCGTGTTCTACGCGATCACCAGTGCTGGCCTGTACGCGGCGCCCTTCGCCCGCCGGATCGCACACCGGCCGCCGCCGCCCGCCTGAGTTGACCTATGCGCTTCCAGCAGGCAGGGCCAAGCAGTACAGCAGCGAAGTACAGCAACCGACGGCACCAAGCGGAACCACGGTGAGCACCATCAGACCATCGACCAGTGGTGCGAGCCGAACGAGACCGCATTGCCGATCTCTGGGGGTCAAGGGGTCGTCGGTTCAAATCCGGCCGTCCCGACAGTGTGGAAGTTTCCGCAGGTCTCAGGCTTGCGGGAAGTCTTCTTTGATTGCTGTAGCTCGATGTCGTGGCGTGCAAGCCGCTGCTAGAACCCTTGACTCGGGCGATTTGGCGGTTCGATCTTGGACTTTACCGGTGTGAATCACCTGGTAAGCCGTCTGCGTCGACGCTGCCGCACCCGTCGCTGGACTGCTTAACGACCGCCGCGTGTACCAATGGTCAACCTGGCCATGACACCGCCTCCACTGTCCGTTACCTTCCTGTCCCTCCCGTTTCTTAGGGCGGAATCAGCTTGTACCCATATGCAACCAGCGGTGGCGGGCGAGAACCATGAAGAAGATAGGCAGAACATGGTCCGCGTCCGGGTGAGCTCACAACCGCGGGTCAGAGCGGGCGGGGTGCCGGCCCCGGGCAGGTCGACGAGGACCAGGGCCAGGCCATCACCAGGCCGGCGGAGTGATGGACGACGCCCAGGCCAAGGGCCGGACGGTGGCGCCGATCTGCCCATTCCTGAGCGCCTGGCGTCGAAGCCGCGGCGTGTGGGTCGCGTAGCGCGGCGAGCAGCCGGGAGGCCTCTGGCGACGCTTCCACGGCAGGCGTCCGGGCCCTGCTGATCCTCGATCGAGACTCGCCCATAGAAGGTGAAACGCAGCGGCTGGGGGGACACCTTCCGGGTGTCGTCGGGCCCTACGTCGTACAGGAAGGGGGCTTGGAGGTCGCGTCCGCGATCTCCTGTGCCGCCGGCTCCAGGACGTGCCTCATCATGCTGTCTTCTGTCCTTCGTCGTTATTCGGTGGTCGGTCTCCGCCGTCGGCCGGCATTTCCTCATGGAAGCCGATCTTTCGGTGGGTTCCGTCGCACAGTGGCTTGTTCGAGGAGTGGCCGCAGCGGCAGAGCGTCATCCTGTTGCGGGTCTGCAGTGGCTGGCCGTCTGCGCGGAGGACCGGCACTGCGCCGGTGACCCACAGCGCGCTGGCCAGTCCGTTCTCCTCCTCAAGGACCGAGACGGCCTGCGGAAGGTCGGGCTCGATGGAATCGCCGCCGCGTTGGAGGGCATAGCTGTACGACCCGGAGGGGCAGTGGTCGATTCGGCCCATGATGTTGGAGCGGACGTCGCTGTCGTCGGTGTCGGCGAGCATTGCGGCGATCGGCCTGGTGCGTCCGATGCAGAAGGCGGCGTGGATGCACAATTCGCCGACCCGTTGGGCCGAGATGCCCACGCCGTCGTGGACATGCTGTAGTTCCTCGTAAGGTCGGACGTCGGCGGTTTCCGTACCGTCGAATCCGATCCGAGCGTGAGTCCCGTCGCAGAACGGCTTGGCGCTCGAGTGGCCGCAGCGACACAACGCGTAGGTGTCCTCGGTCGTCAGGGTGTCACCGGTTTTCCAGGTCAGCGCGTTGTTCTCCGCCGAGACGATCTTGCGTTTGCGTCTGAGCGGGACGCCGCCGGACACGACGTACGGGCCGTCGGGGAGTACGACGATCCGCTGCCGGTCATCGATGTGCCACCGGCGCAGTTCGGGTGGCACGTATTCGAAGGTGGGGCCGGCGGTGGTGCCTTCTTCGTCGGGCATCTGCATCAGGGCCTGGGCTTGTGCCTTGAGCGTGTACATGGTGCCGATGGCGACCGCGAGCAGCCTCGGGCTGCCGTTGAACGCCTGATCGAGCAAATTCAGCATGGCGCAGTAGGTGTGGTTGAACTCTTCCTGAGCCGTGCGAATCGCGCTTCCTGGCGCGTGATCGGCGAGGCGCGGGTTACGCCTCATCGGCTGGACGCCGGCGAGGTCCACGGAGATCGCCTCGCCGGTGGGCCCGGACTGCGGGGTGTCACCGCGCCGGTATCGTCGGCCGACCTTGAGCTCCTGGAACCGGTAGAAGTGCGCGACCTCCTCCCGATCGGGATGGAAGATGTCCTGGTCGCCGTCCCAGACTTCGCCGCGAGCCGTGCCCTCGCCCTGCTCGACGATTTCCTCCAGCGCGGCCAGTGCCGAGGCCAGATCGTCGACCGCGATCAGTCGCCCGCCGGTGTGCCGGAAGTGGACCGCGGTCAGCTGGCGAGCGGGATCGCCGGAGAAGACCTCCCGCTCGCCGAGCCGGTCGCACAGCTGGCGAAGGCCTTCCTCGATCGCGGCGTAGAACTGCCCGATCGTCTCGTAGTCATCGCCTTCCGCTGGGGCGCCGGGCGGTGCCGGTTGTTCGATCCGCAGGAACATGTCGAGTGCTTCCGCGCCGAACGGGAGCAGCGACAGTTCCAGCGAGCGGTCGCCGTGGGGCAGCCGCCGAGGATGCGGCGGCAGCATCCCCGGCGTATCCAGCCGCGGCCGCCCCCCGACCGCGTTGAGCAGATTCGCGACCAACGCCATGTGAAGCATCTCCTCCGCGAAGACACTGCCCACCACCTCAACAGCTTCCGGATTCCGCTCCGGGTCGAGCGAATACAGTGCGCACAGGTACGGCGGCAAGGTCGCGTGTTCCAACTCGATCGCCCACTGAAGGTGCTCGCGAAGACCGTCGAGCGTTGTGATCCGTGCCGACGTCGCGGGAGCAGCGGCGGTCCCTTGCTGTTGTGGGTGATTCACAGGCTCTCGTTTCGACTGTTGGAGAGGTGGATTCGCCGAGTCGGCGTCGTTCGGGGTCTCAGGCACGTCCGTCCGTGGGGTGCCCGAATCGGGGTCGCCAGCGTCTCGACCGCGCCAAGAAGGCTGCGGAGGCCGACGTCGTCGCGCTGGGCGTCGGCCGGATCGAACAGCCACTCGGTGACCGGTAGCTTGATGGCCTCTTCGGGGTGGCTCGACTCGGCCATGGCCAGTTCCGCCTTGACCTCGGCCTCGAGCTCGTGCAATGAGTCGTTGTCTCCAGTCGGAGCGCTCATCGTTCCTCCTGCGTGATTTCGATGGATGTCGGCCTGGCATGCCCGTTGTCGGCTCGCCCGTTGTCGGCTGGAGTGCGGTCGGCGTGGTCAGGACGGGCGAGGGGCACGGCGGTCCTTGCGCTGGGCGAGCTCTTCGTCGCCCACCAGCGTGAGCATCGGCTTGCCGGGTTCGCACAGCATCGTGACAGTGAATCGCAGCGGGATGTGGTCGCGGTTGTTGCCGTCCTGGTAGTGGATGACATCGCCACCCGGCTCCCAGAACGCCTCGCCGGCGCGCACGACCCTCTCTGGCTGGCCTTCGACCTCCAGCAGCATCTCGCCTTCCAGCAACCGAACGCGGGGCCGGAGTGGCGGTGCGGCGGCGTTCCGGGGTCGCCGGGCGGGTACTCGATGACGACGGTCATCGCATGCGCTCCCGTCGGGATGAAGGGCGGCTCGGCCTCCTGCAGCATGGTGAGCGCCATCTGCCACGCGGTCGATCTGCGCTTCGGCTCGGTGCTGGTCGGATCGTTGCCGGGCATGGGACGTACATCCGTTGCTGATGGGTGTGGGGCGGGGACTGGTGCGCTACTTGCCGGACCTGGTGCGGCCCAGCCAGTCGGCGTACTTGATCTCTCCGAGCACCGCTTCACCGACCGGCACCAGACTCTGCTCCGCCAACTCGGATCCGTAGTAGCGCGTGTGCGGGTCGGTGACCACCTCACGCGCGTCACCCAGCGCAGCCAGGGCGTTCCGGAAGAACTCGTCCATCCGGAGCCGCTCGGGCCCGGCGACCTCGACCCGCCCGTTCAACGGCGACCCCACCGCAGCCCGGACCACTGCCTGGGCCACGTCGTCGCCGGCGATGGGCTGGAACAGCACCGGTGGCATCCGGACCGTGCCACCGTCCGCGGTGCTGTCGGCGATGGCCGGGACGAACTCGAAGAACTGCGTCGCGTGCACGATCGAGAACGGGATCGACGAGTCCTCGATCAGCTTCTCCTGCGCGAGCTTCGCCCGGAAGTAGCCGTTTTCGGTCAGCCGCTCGGTCCCCACGATCGACAGCGCCACATGGTGGCCCACACCGGCCGTCCCCTCCGCCGCAAGCTGATTGCGGGTGGACGTCTGGAAGAACTCCATCACCGCGGTGTCCTCCCACGAGGGGGAGTTCGACACGTCGATCACCACGGACGCGCCGGCGAATGCCTCGGCCAGGCCCTCGCCGGTGAGGGTGTTGACGCCGGTATTCGGTGACGCCGGCACCGCCTCGTGGCCGAGCTCGCCGAGCTGCGCCACGACCTTCGACCCAATCAGGCCAGTGCCGCCGATTACCACGATCTTCATGACAAGCCTTCCTGTTGGCCGGGGCATCGGTTGCCATCCGGTCACCAGTTAAGACCGGGAACCTCCCCGGCCTGTGACACCTCCGCTGAAATGCCCCCGAAGTCGCTGGCCCCCCCGGCGCCCAGGTGTCACCGGCGGGAGCGCTGTCCTGCCTTTTCAGCTGCAGGAGCATGGAGCGACAGGAGCACTACCTTGCCGCCAGCAAGTACCGGATGGCGGATCCGGCCTCGGATGAGCGCCCGTGTGATCGACGAGCCGCACCGTGGTGACGGGCGTGCACGCGTTGGGCCGGCTGCCCGCACTGCGAGCACGCAACGGCCGCCGCAAGCGTCCGGGCACGGACCGGCACGACCGGTCCCTGATCAACCACCTCGTCAATGAGCAGCGAGGACAGCTGAGGGAGCAACGTCTTGATCAGGTCTTAGCCGTACCGGCACCAGCATGCCGCACTCGTGGTGCGGGGTCCGTCGGCCGCGAGAGGATGCAACGAGCGGCGAGGTCGACCTCGCGCCCTCAGTCCGGAGTCGCGTACTGGTGGACCAGCCGGGCGATGCGGCGGTCGGGAACGACCCACATGATCACGATGCCGACGAAGCACGCCATGGCAATCCAAACTCCGACGTGACCGCTCCGGTCGATCGTCAGGGCGCTGAGGACCCCGACGAGGTCGAACACTACGGAGATCTTGCCCTTGCGGTCAGTGCCGACGGCCTGGCGCAGCGGCGACTCCGGTCCCTGCTGCCGGATGATCACCCACTGGAGCACGAGGTAAGCGACGGCCGCGCCGAGTAGGTTCAGACCGTAGATGACGACCGGGGTCTGCGCGAACCTCGATTCGGACACCCAGGCTGTCGTGAACGGGACCAGCGACAGGCAGAACAGCAGCGCCAGGTTCGCCCACAGCACACCGCCACTGACCCGTCGAACCAGGTGGAACATGTGGTGGTGGCCGTTCCAGTAGATGCCGATATAGACAAAGCTGAGGAGATAGGTCAGCAGCCCGACGCCGGTCGTGTGGACGAGGTCGGAGAGATCGTGACCTTCGGGCGCTCTCAGCTCCAGCACCATGACCGTGATGATGATGGCAAGCACCCCATCACTGAATGCCTCCAGTCGATTTGACCTCACCGCGCCACCCTTCTCCCTCCGATACCCTGAATCTCGCCTCGAGCGCCCCCATGAGCGCCGTACTAATTTCGGTGTCTCCACCAGCCGAGACAGCGCGGCCGCGGACTCTGTGACAGGGACGCGTGGTCGCCAACGTCACTTCCAGGGTCCGTTGGCGATTGCGGCGTGGTCGGCCAACGATTGGCCTGGTAGCAGCCGCGACGTGATCAGACGGGGGCGAGCGATGGTGGATTGCGGTGGGAACCACGAGCCGGTTGGCGCGGATGATCTCGAGGAGGCCGCGGCGGACTTCACGAGCCTGCGGCCACGCCTGTTCGGGATCGCGTATCGCATGCTCAGCAGCGCCACCGAGGCCGAGGATCTGGTGCAGGAGGTGTGGCTGCGGTGGCAGACGTGTGACCGCGGCGCGGTGGTCAACCCGGCCGCGTTCCTGGCGACGACGACGACCCGGCTGGCCATCAACGCACTCCAGTCGGCGCGGGTGCGGCGCGAGACGTACATCGGACCGTGGCTGCCCGAACCCGTCGACACGAGCGCGGACCCGTACCT from Micromonospora kangleipakensis includes these protein-coding regions:
- a CDS encoding ferritin-like domain-containing protein, whose amino-acid sequence is MNHPQQQGTAAAPATSARITTLDGLREHLQWAIELEHATLPPYLCALYSLDPERNPEAVEVVGSVFAEEMLHMALVANLLNAVGGRPRLDTPGMLPPHPRRLPHGDRSLELSLLPFGAEALDMFLRIEQPAPPGAPAEGDDYETIGQFYAAIEEGLRQLCDRLGEREVFSGDPARQLTAVHFRHTGGRLIAVDDLASALAALEEIVEQGEGTARGEVWDGDQDIFHPDREEVAHFYRFQELKVGRRYRRGDTPQSGPTGEAISVDLAGVQPMRRNPRLADHAPGSAIRTAQEEFNHTYCAMLNLLDQAFNGSPRLLAVAIGTMYTLKAQAQALMQMPDEEGTTAGPTFEYVPPELRRWHIDDRQRIVVLPDGPYVVSGGVPLRRKRKIVSAENNALTWKTGDTLTTEDTYALCRCGHSSAKPFCDGTHARIGFDGTETADVRPYEELQHVHDGVGISAQRVGELCIHAAFCIGRTRPIAAMLADTDDSDVRSNIMGRIDHCPSGSYSYALQRGGDSIEPDLPQAVSVLEEENGLASALWVTGAVPVLRADGQPLQTRNRMTLCRCGHSSNKPLCDGTHRKIGFHEEMPADGGDRPPNNDEGQKTA
- a CDS encoding TMEM175 family protein — translated: MTRPSEDPDTRSDLSRTVAFSDAVLAIIMTLLVLDPVLRVPEVGPGHLLPALLDQWPRYAAYFASFSYVAVVWLNHKATFHRIRKTDRDLHWANLFVLFTTALMPFPTAVVSHAFLMLTLPDQRVAIAFYAVIGALMCLSWLALFQYLARRPDLVKDEVDERFYPAERLRAMVGVILYAVAGVAGYLIAPLVGMGFFVVLPVFYAITSAGLYAAPFARRIAHRPPPPA
- a CDS encoding TMEM175 family protein: MRSNRLEAFSDGVLAIIITVMVLELRAPEGHDLSDLVHTTGVGLLTYLLSFVYIGIYWNGHHHMFHLVRRVSGGVLWANLALLFCLSLVPFTTAWVSESRFAQTPVVIYGLNLLGAAVAYLVLQWVIIRQQGPESPLRQAVGTDRKGKISVVFDLVGVLSALTIDRSGHVGVWIAMACFVGIVIMWVVPDRRIARLVHQYATPD
- a CDS encoding SDR family oxidoreductase, whose product is MKIVVIGGTGLIGSKVVAQLGELGHEAVPASPNTGVNTLTGEGLAEAFAGASVVIDVSNSPSWEDTAVMEFFQTSTRNQLAAEGTAGVGHHVALSIVGTERLTENGYFRAKLAQEKLIEDSSIPFSIVHATQFFEFVPAIADSTADGGTVRMPPVLFQPIAGDDVAQAVVRAAVGSPLNGRVEVAGPERLRMDEFFRNALAALGDAREVVTDPHTRYYGSELAEQSLVPVGEAVLGEIKYADWLGRTRSGK